The Hippopotamus amphibius kiboko isolate mHipAmp2 chromosome 13, mHipAmp2.hap2, whole genome shotgun sequence sequence AATAAGTTTGAGTTGCATCTTGAGTGATGGGATTTGGCAGGacaaaaagaagagagacagtATTCCTGagcaaaataacagaaaaagtgaAAGCCTTTTAGGGAGTAGGGAAATGAGTCTAACTGTAGTTAAGGGTTTACAGGAAGGAGAGTCAAAGcaaataaagtagaaattaagACTGCGGGCCAGATTATAGAAGCCTTTAGATGGATCCGACTTTATCCTGAAGCGTTTCAGAAAATGCTTTCACCAACTTCCTATTCAACTGTTTATTTATAGAATACTTTGTCTTCCATGGGGTGTTGCCAAATTTGTATTTTGCACTTtataatggggaaaaaaggaaggcaCTCAGCAAGTTTAAATTCTATTCCTGATTGAGACAAGATGGCGGGCTGGCGGTGAGCTGCAGTAAAGGGGTGAAAATAGGTATACCtagaagcagattttttttttttaaagaagcagattttaaaagcagtttctcTTCAAGTCATCTTTCATACCACCTGATAAGCATCTTGATTCATGATGGCATTGGCAGCAGTAAAATGGGCGATATCAAGCAGAACTATCTTGAAACACTTATTTCCAATTCAAAATGGAGccttatattttgtttgttataaATCTACGTATTCTTCTCTTCCAGATGACTATAATTGCAAAGTAGAGCTTGCCTTGACATCTAATGGCAGGACAATAGTATGCTATCACCCTTCTGTGGACGTTCCATATGAACACACAAAACCTATCCCTTGGCCAGATCCCATGCAGAATAATGAAGAAACACATGATCTAGTGCTGAAAACCAGATTAGAAGAAAAAGGTGAACACTTAGAGCCAGGACCTATGATAGAACAACTTAGCAAAATGTTCTTTACTACCAAACACCGTTGGTATCCTCGTGGACAGTATCGTAGACGTCGTAGGAAACTGAATCTTCCAAAAGACAGATGATATTGAGGTTTTCAGGAATCAAAGAGAAATGTTATCCTGCATCTCATTTgccatttgagaaaattcaactgGGTATATTCACTAATATGttatatagtaaaataataaaatgtcttttcatatgttaaaaaaaaaattctattcctGTACATAAAAAATACATGGTTTGCTGAAGAGAGGACTTTCCTCAGAtcatttcattaaagaaaatt is a genomic window containing:
- the LOC130834893 gene encoding 39S ribosomal protein L42, mitochondrial-like, which produces MMALAAVKWAISSRTILKHLFPIQNGALYFVCYKSTYSSLPDDYNCKVELALTSNGRTIVCYHPSVDVPYEHTKPIPWPDPMQNNEETHDLVLKTRLEEKGEHLEPGPMIEQLSKMFFTTKHRWYPRGQYRRRRRKLNLPKDR